In the genome of Armatimonadota bacterium, one region contains:
- a CDS encoding alpha-L-fucosidase produces MPSVPPYLAGYEDLYAVDPRQAAVQWFRQARYGLFLHYGLYSLLGRHEWVQYREKIPVHEYQKLMDDFTAEGFDARYIADFAVDCGMKYVNLTTRHHDSFCLFATDYTPFNTLNACGRDLVAELAEACADAGLGLCLYYSHGRDWRHPHAPNNDEWGGAARPEYDPPEPSYATGEAHDLQIYLEFMTAQITELLTNYGPVAAIWLDGIAVPLSGDREKFRCQELYDHIHSLQPQVLVSYKQGLLGTEDFFAPEHKAVETSGKPGEICTTMGKGWGYTQADAGQHKTEEEVWETIRYARENGYNLLLNTAPLADGSLDPEDEPVLRAVGERLRREGFPGE; encoded by the coding sequence ATGCCAAGCGTTCCGCCTTATCTGGCTGGATACGAGGACCTGTATGCAGTTGATCCGCGCCAGGCAGCCGTGCAGTGGTTCCGCCAGGCGAGATACGGGCTTTTCCTGCATTATGGCCTGTATTCATTGCTGGGGCGGCACGAGTGGGTCCAGTATCGAGAGAAGATCCCGGTGCATGAGTACCAGAAGCTCATGGACGACTTCACCGCCGAAGGTTTCGACGCGAGGTACATCGCAGATTTCGCAGTGGATTGCGGCATGAAATATGTGAACCTCACCACGCGCCACCATGACAGCTTCTGCCTGTTCGCCACCGACTATACTCCCTTCAACACACTGAATGCCTGCGGTCGAGACCTGGTGGCCGAGCTTGCCGAAGCGTGCGCCGACGCGGGGCTGGGGCTTTGCCTGTACTATTCCCACGGTCGCGACTGGCGTCATCCGCACGCACCCAACAACGACGAGTGGGGCGGCGCGGCCCGGCCTGAGTATGACCCGCCGGAACCCTCCTATGCCACAGGAGAAGCCCACGATCTGCAGATCTACCTGGAATTCATGACCGCGCAGATCACCGAGTTGCTCACCAATTACGGGCCGGTGGCTGCGATCTGGCTGGACGGCATCGCGGTGCCGCTATCCGGAGACCGGGAGAAGTTCCGCTGCCAGGAGCTGTACGACCACATCCACAGTCTCCAGCCGCAGGTGCTGGTGTCCTACAAGCAGGGGCTTCTGGGCACCGAGGACTTCTTCGCCCCGGAGCATAAGGCCGTGGAGACCTCGGGCAAGCCTGGGGAGATCTGCACCACCATGGGCAAGGGCTGGGGCTACACCCAGGCAGATGCGGGCCAGCACAAGACCGAGGAGGAAGTCTGGGAGACGATCCGTTACGCGCGGGAGAACGGCTACAATCTGCTCCTGAACACCGCGCCGCTGGCGGATGGCTCGCTGGACCCGGAGGACGAGCCCGTCCTGCGTGCGGTGGGAGAGAGACTGCGGCGAGAAGGCTTCCCAGGGGAGTAG
- the rpsO gene encoding 30S ribosomal protein S15, giving the protein MALTTDDKKAIIEKYKQHESDTGSPEVQIALLTGRIQYLTDHLRTHKKDHHSRRGLLKLVGQRRRLLNYLQNKNIDRYRSLIADLGIRR; this is encoded by the coding sequence GTGGCGCTGACAACAGACGACAAGAAGGCCATCATCGAGAAGTACAAGCAGCACGAGAGTGACACCGGTTCGCCCGAAGTGCAGATCGCGCTCCTCACCGGACGCATCCAGTATCTCACCGACCATCTCAGGACCCACAAGAAGGACCACCATTCCAGGCGCGGGCTGCTGAAGCTCGTGGGGCAGCGCCGCCGATTGCTGAACTACCTGCAGAACAAGAACATCGACAGGTACCGCAGCCTCATCGCTGACCTCGGTATCCGCAGGTAA
- the pnp gene encoding polyribonucleotide nucleotidyltransferase has product MVHRVSTEFAGRTLTLETGRLAKQADAAVLASYGETQILVTVCVTDEPTDLPFLPLRVDFEEKMYSVGRIPGGFFKREGKPSDEAVIIGRSVDRPIRPLLPEGLRNDVQVIVNPLSVAPEGSVSVVSMIGAAAALHISRIPFNGPFAGVNIGRVDGELVVNPAHEIRGAGEFDLLAAITRDGVVELEMEGVEVPESTIREALLMAFDAAQPVLDLIEQFREIAGAPKADFPMWEPDAAVCEFIKNGFEDRIRATVEINDKAERNAVAKAIRKEILESIADELKGKTADIDYVIEKIQKDRLQQIVIDEGRRADGRAFDEIRELTCDVGLTARTHGSGLFERGDTQVLTLTTLGARRDQRMIRTLEGEEEYTRFSHHYNFPPFSVGEVRGLRAPGRREVGHGALAGKAIEAVLPPEDEFPYTVRCVSEVFGGDASTSMASACASTLSLMDAGVPIKAPVAGIAIGLVLRDPENYRVFVDMQAIEDFLGHMDFKVAGTRNGVNAIQVDTKLPYLPLEVCFQALDMAREARLKILDTMALTLPYPREELSAYAPRMISITIPVERIGLLIGPGGRMIREIQAEYEVEIDVEDDGTVLICGEDKEKTEAARKRISDMTRDVEVGEVFTGRVSSITPFGAFVEIIPGRDGLVHISHLAWEHVDRTEDICKVGDEMTVKVIEIDDEGKIRLSRKELLPREPGQGSSGGGSRDRGPRSGGGRDRGPSRGGSGGRDRGPRSAGGTPSGPAASGASTTEKAGVDDEMSDFEAGRGKAYFRDKKR; this is encoded by the coding sequence ATGGTACACAGAGTCAGTACCGAGTTCGCAGGCCGCACGCTCACTCTCGAGACGGGCAGGCTTGCGAAGCAGGCAGACGCTGCTGTTCTGGCGTCCTATGGCGAAACGCAGATTCTCGTCACCGTGTGTGTCACCGACGAACCCACTGATCTCCCATTCCTGCCGTTGAGGGTCGACTTCGAAGAGAAGATGTATTCCGTCGGCCGCATTCCCGGCGGGTTCTTCAAGCGCGAGGGCAAGCCCTCGGACGAGGCCGTCATCATCGGCCGCTCCGTGGACCGCCCGATTCGCCCTCTACTACCCGAGGGCCTGCGCAATGACGTGCAGGTGATCGTGAACCCGCTGTCCGTGGCCCCCGAAGGTTCGGTCAGCGTAGTCTCCATGATCGGCGCGGCCGCGGCCCTGCACATCTCCCGCATCCCGTTCAATGGCCCCTTCGCCGGCGTGAACATCGGTCGAGTAGATGGCGAACTGGTGGTCAACCCGGCCCATGAGATCAGAGGCGCGGGCGAGTTTGATTTGCTTGCAGCCATCACCCGGGACGGCGTGGTCGAGCTGGAGATGGAGGGCGTGGAGGTGCCGGAGAGCACCATCCGAGAAGCCCTGCTGATGGCTTTCGACGCAGCCCAACCCGTTCTTGATCTGATCGAACAGTTCCGCGAGATCGCCGGGGCGCCCAAGGCCGACTTCCCGATGTGGGAGCCGGACGCCGCCGTCTGCGAGTTTATCAAGAACGGCTTCGAGGACCGCATCCGCGCCACGGTGGAGATCAACGACAAGGCTGAGCGTAATGCCGTGGCTAAGGCGATCCGCAAGGAAATCCTGGAAAGCATCGCCGACGAGCTGAAGGGCAAGACTGCCGACATCGACTATGTGATCGAGAAGATTCAGAAGGATCGTCTGCAGCAGATCGTCATCGACGAAGGGCGTCGCGCAGACGGCCGGGCGTTCGATGAAATTCGCGAGCTGACATGCGACGTGGGCCTGACCGCTCGCACCCACGGGTCCGGCCTGTTCGAGCGCGGCGATACTCAGGTTCTGACGCTCACCACTCTGGGCGCGCGTCGCGACCAGCGGATGATCCGAACACTCGAAGGCGAAGAGGAGTACACTCGCTTTTCGCATCACTACAATTTCCCCCCGTTTTCGGTGGGCGAGGTCCGCGGGCTGCGCGCGCCCGGGCGGCGCGAGGTTGGTCATGGTGCGCTTGCGGGCAAAGCCATTGAAGCGGTCTTGCCGCCCGAGGACGAGTTCCCGTACACCGTCCGTTGCGTCTCCGAGGTCTTCGGCGGCGACGCATCAACCTCCATGGCCAGCGCCTGCGCCAGCACCCTTTCGCTCATGGATGCCGGTGTGCCGATCAAGGCGCCCGTTGCCGGCATCGCTATCGGGCTGGTCCTGCGCGACCCCGAGAACTACCGGGTGTTCGTGGACATGCAGGCGATCGAGGACTTCCTCGGCCACATGGACTTCAAGGTGGCCGGCACTCGTAACGGCGTCAACGCGATCCAGGTTGACACCAAGCTGCCCTACCTGCCCCTCGAGGTCTGCTTCCAGGCGCTGGATATGGCACGCGAAGCGCGGCTGAAGATCCTCGACACCATGGCGCTGACTCTCCCGTATCCGCGCGAGGAACTGTCCGCATACGCGCCGCGCATGATCTCCATCACCATTCCAGTGGAGCGTATCGGTCTGCTGATCGGTCCCGGCGGCCGCATGATCCGTGAGATTCAGGCGGAGTACGAAGTGGAGATCGATGTGGAGGACGACGGTACGGTTCTCATCTGCGGCGAGGACAAGGAGAAGACCGAGGCCGCGCGTAAGCGCATCTCGGACATGACCCGCGACGTTGAAGTTGGCGAAGTCTTCACCGGAAGGGTTTCCAGCATTACCCCATTCGGGGCGTTCGTTGAGATTATCCCCGGACGCGACGGCCTCGTACACATCTCCCACCTCGCGTGGGAGCACGTGGACCGGACCGAGGACATCTGCAAAGTCGGCGACGAGATGACGGTCAAGGTCATCGAGATCGACGATGAGGGCAAGATCCGCCTGAGCCGAAAGGAGCTCCTGCCGCGTGAACCTGGACAGGGCAGCAGCGGCGGCGGGAGCAGGGATCGTGGCCCGCGATCGGGCGGCGGAAGAGATCGTGGCCCCAGCCGCGGAGGCAGTGGTGGCAGGGATCGTGGCCCGCGCTCCGCAGGAGGGACTCCGTCGGGACCAGCTGCTTCAGGGGCTTCCACGACCGAGAAGGCCGGTGTCGACGATGAGATGAGCGATTTCGAGGCCGGGCGCGGAAAGGCGTACTTCCGCGACAAGAAGCGATAA
- a CDS encoding GNAT family N-acetyltransferase, with amino-acid sequence MSIEIRALRRDELDVHDQLIFDAYREYSRDGQDRRWWLDVARHDPYYSPEQTQVLIADGVMVASVTAYWREMYCAGTTARVGAIGSVATHPDHRKRGYVRTLLNASCEWMRDNQFDFSFLFGREEVYGGSGWRMFSAFGASVDAHLPAEAPAQVRQAEFPADIPVLQAVYDSFNAGLTGTFVRSTDYWASRVTCGYFRDNTRSFFIVERDGDPIGYFRSDSESSVTELGWKRNVEGAGPDTVGTILCQWPDREVRFGCWNRDLQAALDPYLWAPSQAVMREKSSAIHLNETNRGLWKYIGPGRGEFPQVTDTESMIAFLHAQDYTFWSGVDNF; translated from the coding sequence ATGTCCATAGAGATCAGGGCCCTGCGCCGAGATGAACTTGACGTCCATGACCAGCTTATCTTCGACGCCTATCGCGAATACAGTCGTGATGGGCAGGATCGCCGCTGGTGGCTGGATGTGGCTCGGCACGATCCGTACTACTCGCCCGAACAGACCCAGGTGCTCATCGCTGACGGCGTCATGGTCGCGAGCGTCACCGCATACTGGCGCGAGATGTACTGCGCCGGGACCACCGCGCGAGTGGGCGCCATCGGCAGCGTCGCCACCCATCCCGACCATCGCAAGCGAGGATATGTGCGCACGCTCCTGAACGCCTCCTGCGAGTGGATGCGCGACAACCAGTTTGACTTCAGCTTCCTGTTCGGGCGCGAGGAGGTCTACGGGGGCAGCGGCTGGCGCATGTTCTCGGCCTTCGGGGCATCGGTAGACGCCCATCTTCCCGCCGAAGCACCGGCACAAGTGCGCCAGGCCGAGTTCCCGGCTGACATCCCGGTGCTGCAGGCGGTCTATGACTCCTTCAACGCCGGCCTGACGGGCACCTTCGTCCGCTCCACTGATTACTGGGCGAGCCGGGTCACCTGCGGCTATTTCCGGGACAACACCCGCTCGTTCTTCATCGTCGAGAGAGACGGCGATCCCATAGGGTATTTCCGCTCCGACAGCGAAAGCTCAGTAACGGAGTTGGGCTGGAAGCGCAATGTCGAGGGTGCCGGGCCGGACACGGTCGGGACAATCCTCTGCCAGTGGCCGGACCGCGAAGTGCGGTTCGGTTGCTGGAACCGCGACTTGCAGGCAGCCCTCGACCCGTACCTGTGGGCTCCCAGCCAGGCGGTAATGCGCGAGAAATCGTCAGCCATCCACCTGAACGAGACCAACAGGGGGCTGTGGAAGTACATTGGCCCGGGACGTGGCGAGTTCCCGCAGGTCACGGATACGGAAAGCATGATCGCCTTCCTGCACGCCCAAGATTACACATTCTGGAGCGGCGTGGACAACTTCTGA